In Colwellia sp. PAMC 20917, a single genomic region encodes these proteins:
- a CDS encoding DUF3549 family protein gives MNTISSISELLKLSGSQYRVFDIGRKIDKLSKDSFTKIEANQIPYPFPSQGHAFIALAFWQKQNASPYLWFVKIPLDERGLLNLAARDHFIAIIIEALGAELSTAPNEQQEALLKSNPYHFTPPQYKLAYMNSLISLETKNNSSQYFSGALSYLSGEKSWQDYHSVGVQGLNDFAVRLSAKEIQKIIVNALPQLPSPVLKPLCSALENVKLSVDIIDRLIAEFKQRESATDEDSSTELSFLLRSLSSSCEHPHVVVFINTLIKQASPAQGMSEEIAIVIAGRCWQVFTSEPQIMSFLELLVTQHDIAVFQAIFKDLVAIPTLRPLIFQCMRAPNRSDELSKAIGMLFQR, from the coding sequence ATGAATACTATTTCTTCTATTTCTGAATTATTAAAGCTTTCTGGCTCTCAATATCGGGTATTTGATATTGGCCGAAAAATAGATAAATTATCAAAAGATAGTTTTACTAAAATTGAAGCAAACCAGATCCCTTATCCATTCCCTTCTCAAGGCCATGCCTTTATAGCGCTAGCTTTTTGGCAAAAGCAAAACGCTTCGCCATATTTATGGTTTGTAAAGATACCTCTTGATGAGCGTGGTTTACTTAACTTAGCCGCAAGGGATCATTTTATTGCTATTATTATTGAAGCATTAGGTGCTGAACTTAGTACGGCGCCAAACGAGCAACAAGAAGCCTTACTTAAAAGTAATCCTTATCATTTTACTCCGCCACAATACAAACTAGCCTATATGAACAGTTTAATTTCGCTGGAAACAAAAAATAATAGTAGCCAATATTTTTCAGGCGCATTAAGTTATTTATCGGGCGAAAAATCTTGGCAGGATTACCATAGCGTAGGCGTGCAAGGCTTAAATGATTTTGCCGTACGTTTATCTGCTAAAGAAATACAAAAAATAATAGTCAACGCTCTTCCTCAATTACCTTCGCCGGTTCTTAAGCCATTATGTTCAGCATTAGAAAATGTTAAGTTATCAGTAGATATTATTGATAGACTCATTGCAGAATTTAAGCAGCGTGAGAGTGCAACAGATGAAGACAGTAGCACTGAGCTGAGCTTTTTATTACGAAGTTTATCATCAAGTTGTGAACATCCTCATGTGGTAGTATTTATTAATACCCTGATTAAGCAAGCGTCGCCTGCACAAGGTATGTCTGAAGAAATAGCGATAGTGATTGCCGGGAGATGCTGGCAAGTCTTCACCAGTGAACCGCAAATCATGTCTTTCTTGGAGTTATTAGTTACTCAGCATGATATTGCCGTTTTCCAAGCTATTTTTAAAGATTTAGTGGCTATTCCTACTTTACGGCCATTAATATTTCAATGTATGAGAGCGCCAAACCGTAGCGATGAGTTAAGTAAAGCTATTGGTATGTTATTTCAACGCTAA
- the glnD gene encoding [protein-PII] uridylyltransferase gives MQTLFPIEYSTPLAVSSPFISTQDICQLSRDFQQWQKDKFPYVEVSILVSTRSEFVDKILHKLWCQHNLDEDQISLLAVGGYGRGELHPYSDVDILLLTQEKISDALSEKISAFITQLWDVKLDIGHSVRSIKECIKQAKSDVTIATNLMEMRQICGNEALTQNLYPLLAKDGFWTSKKFFLAKREEQYERHQQYHGASYTLEPNLKANPGGLRDIQTIAWVAKRHFVADSLEELVAHHYLTQNEFFELLECQDYLWRMRAALHIIAGRNENRLLFDYQGEVASLMGFGDEGKFAIERMMKRFFRIIGRVAELNKMLLQHFEYAIIKKNHPVEKIPLTKDFIIIDGQINAVNDRVFMSSVKIMELFLLVAQNENITDLHPQTLRLLRNARRRLISGLMDYAECRRIFIEIMKHPNGLGLTFSLMHRHSIIAAYLPQWRSIVGQMQFDLFHAYSVDEHSYRLIKNIYRFSQPQHDNDYPLCSKIMQRIRKPEVLYIAGIFHDIAKGRGGDHAKLGAVDALEFSKVHPISDHDGRMIAWLVKNHLVMSVTAQRRDIADEEVIRTFAAIVRDEAHLDYLYCLTVADMRATNESLWNSWKANLLQELYFNTKRAFRRGLEKQVDLRAKTRENQEKALELLKDYECDANQIRTFWKKLKAEYFLRYSPVQIAWHSRHIIKHSIVKPLVLISPKPYRGGTEIFIYTKASANIFAKMVTLLDAQRLSIHDAKIISSKKGYTLNTFVVLDQKNRAITDSSRALDIANKLTKSLMKPLPKVKNKPVPAYIDNFKVPTKVSFIETATDKTTVLEIIALDQPGLLAKFAKIFQENKLNIHSAKITTFGEKIDDVFTVSNTDNLALTQEQQQQLSAMLCEKQPSI, from the coding sequence ATGCAAACTCTTTTTCCGATAGAATATAGTACCCCTTTAGCCGTTAGCTCCCCCTTTATTTCTACTCAAGATATTTGTCAACTTAGCCGCGATTTTCAGCAATGGCAAAAAGATAAATTTCCTTATGTAGAGGTATCCATATTAGTGTCAACGCGTTCAGAGTTTGTCGACAAAATTCTCCATAAACTTTGGTGCCAACACAATTTAGATGAAGATCAAATTAGCTTACTCGCTGTTGGTGGTTATGGTCGAGGTGAGTTACACCCTTATTCTGATGTCGATATATTATTACTGACTCAAGAAAAGATCAGTGATGCCTTATCGGAAAAAATATCCGCTTTTATTACCCAGTTATGGGATGTAAAGCTCGATATTGGTCACAGTGTCCGCAGTATTAAAGAATGTATAAAACAAGCAAAAAGCGACGTTACCATAGCGACCAATCTGATGGAAATGCGCCAAATTTGTGGCAATGAAGCCCTCACTCAGAATTTATATCCGTTATTGGCAAAAGATGGTTTTTGGACCTCAAAAAAATTCTTTTTGGCCAAACGCGAAGAACAATATGAACGCCACCAACAATACCATGGTGCATCTTATACGCTAGAGCCGAATTTAAAAGCTAATCCGGGTGGCCTGCGGGATATTCAAACCATAGCTTGGGTTGCCAAACGACATTTTGTTGCCGACTCACTGGAAGAGCTTGTTGCCCATCATTATTTAACACAAAACGAATTTTTTGAATTATTAGAGTGTCAAGACTATCTATGGCGAATGCGTGCCGCTTTGCACATTATTGCGGGTCGCAATGAAAACCGTTTACTCTTTGACTACCAAGGTGAAGTTGCCAGTTTAATGGGCTTTGGTGATGAAGGTAAATTTGCTATTGAACGCATGATGAAGCGATTTTTTCGTATTATTGGCCGTGTTGCTGAACTTAATAAAATGCTATTACAGCATTTTGAATACGCCATTATCAAAAAGAATCATCCGGTTGAAAAGATCCCCCTGACTAAAGATTTTATTATTATTGATGGCCAAATAAATGCAGTAAACGACAGAGTTTTTATGAGTTCAGTAAAAATTATGGAACTGTTTTTACTGGTTGCTCAAAATGAAAATATTACCGATTTACACCCTCAGACACTCAGATTATTAAGAAATGCCCGTAGACGTTTAATTTCAGGGTTAATGGATTACGCCGAATGTCGACGAATCTTCATCGAAATAATGAAGCATCCTAATGGCTTAGGCTTAACCTTTAGCTTAATGCATCGCCATTCAATTATTGCCGCTTATTTACCGCAATGGCGAAGTATTGTCGGACAGATGCAGTTTGATTTATTTCATGCATACTCTGTTGATGAACATAGCTACCGATTAATTAAAAATATTTATCGTTTTAGCCAACCTCAACACGACAATGATTATCCGCTTTGTAGCAAGATAATGCAGCGTATTCGTAAGCCAGAAGTGTTATATATTGCTGGCATTTTTCACGATATTGCGAAAGGTCGTGGTGGTGACCATGCAAAACTAGGTGCCGTTGATGCGTTAGAATTTAGCAAGGTTCACCCAATAAGTGATCACGATGGCCGCATGATTGCCTGGTTAGTCAAAAACCATTTAGTGATGTCGGTAACCGCACAACGTCGAGATATTGCTGATGAGGAAGTGATCAGAACTTTTGCTGCTATTGTCAGGGATGAAGCTCACTTAGATTATCTCTATTGTTTAACTGTTGCTGATATGCGCGCAACCAATGAAAGCTTATGGAATAGCTGGAAAGCAAATTTACTGCAAGAGCTTTATTTTAATACCAAAAGAGCCTTTCGTCGCGGACTCGAAAAACAAGTTGATTTACGTGCAAAAACACGAGAAAACCAAGAAAAAGCACTTGAACTGCTCAAGGATTACGAGTGCGATGCTAATCAAATTAGAACCTTTTGGAAAAAGCTTAAAGCCGAATACTTTTTACGTTATTCACCGGTACAAATTGCTTGGCATAGCCGTCATATTATAAAACATAGTATCGTAAAACCTTTAGTGTTGATCAGTCCTAAACCTTATCGAGGCGGTACTGAAATATTTATTTATACCAAAGCCTCAGCAAATATTTTTGCAAAAATGGTAACCTTACTCGACGCGCAGCGTTTATCGATTCATGATGCTAAAATTATTAGCAGTAAGAAAGGCTATACCTTAAATACCTTTGTGGTATTAGATCAAAAAAATAGAGCGATTACGGACAGCAGTCGGGCATTAGATATAGCCAACAAACTCACTAAATCATTAATGAAGCCACTGCCAAAAGTAAAAAACAAACCTGTTCCCGCCTATATTGATAACTTTAAAGTTCCCACTAAAGTGAGCTTTATTGAAACAGCAACCGATAAAACTACGGTATTAGAAATAATTGCGCTTGATCAACCTGGCCTATTAGCTAAATTTGCGAAAATTTTTCAAGAAAACAAACTAAATATTCACTCAGCAAAAATCACAACTTTTGGTGAAAAGATAGATGATGTTTTTACGGTTTCAAACACTGATAATTTAGCGTTAACACAAGAACAACAGCAACAACTTTCAGCGATGCTATGTGAAAAACAACCTAGTATTTAA
- the map gene encoding type I methionyl aminopeptidase, which produces MGITIKTQQEIEKMRIAGKLAADVLEMITPYVKAGVTTNELNTLCADYTDKVQDAISAPLNYHGFPKSICTSVNHVVCHGIPNDVPLVDGDIVNMDITVIKDGYHGDTSKMFLIGEVSLEDNRLCRITREALYVGLKKVKPGNTFGEIGTAIQKFLKKSGRYSIVKEYCGHGIGSVFHEEPQIVHYKNNDKEKMLEGMCFTIEPMVNLGRANTLLDKEDNWTVYTLDGKKSAQWEHTLVVTRTGCEILTLHSDDTIPRHLHN; this is translated from the coding sequence ATGGGTATTACAATTAAAACTCAGCAAGAAATAGAAAAAATGCGTATCGCAGGAAAACTTGCCGCCGACGTATTAGAGATGATCACACCTTATGTAAAAGCGGGTGTGACAACCAATGAGTTAAATACCCTATGCGCTGACTATACTGACAAAGTGCAAGATGCCATTTCAGCGCCATTAAATTATCATGGCTTTCCTAAATCAATTTGTACCTCAGTTAATCACGTGGTGTGTCATGGTATTCCTAACGATGTGCCACTAGTTGATGGTGACATCGTTAATATGGACATCACTGTTATTAAAGATGGCTATCACGGTGATACCAGTAAAATGTTTCTTATTGGCGAAGTAAGTCTTGAAGACAATCGTTTATGTCGTATCACCAGAGAAGCTTTGTATGTCGGATTGAAAAAAGTAAAACCAGGCAACACCTTTGGTGAAATTGGCACTGCTATTCAAAAGTTTTTAAAAAAATCAGGCCGTTACTCTATTGTAAAAGAATATTGTGGCCATGGTATTGGCAGCGTTTTTCATGAAGAACCACAAATCGTTCATTATAAAAATAACGACAAAGAAAAAATGCTTGAAGGTATGTGTTTTACTATCGAACCTATGGTTAACCTTGGTCGTGCTAATACATTACTAGATAAAGAAGATAATTGGACCGTTTACACCTTAGACGGCAAAAAGTCGGCACAATGGGAACATACACTTGTGGTTACTCGCACAGGCTGTGAAATTTTAACACTGCATAGCGATGATACGATTCCAAGACATCTACATAACTAG
- the dapD gene encoding 2,3,4,5-tetrahydropyridine-2,6-dicarboxylate N-succinyltransferase: MSNLQSTIEQAFEDRMNITPKTVSIEVKQAVLNALAALNDGSARVAEKVAGEWVVHQWLKKAVLLSFRIWDNAVIDGAESTFFDKVPMKYTDYTQADFEADGVRVVPGASVRTGSFIGKNVVVMPSFVNIGAYVDEGCMVDAWATVGSCAQIGKNVHLSGGVGIGGVLEPLQAGPTIIEDNCFIGARSEIVEGVVVEEGAVISMGVYIGQSTRIFDRETGEIHYGRVPAGSVVVPGNLPSKCGTYSLYAAIIVKKVDAKTRAKVGINALLRSVSEE, encoded by the coding sequence ATGTCAAACTTACAAAGCACCATAGAACAAGCTTTTGAAGATCGAATGAACATCACGCCAAAAACTGTTTCAATTGAAGTAAAGCAGGCGGTATTAAACGCATTAGCCGCCTTAAATGATGGTTCAGCACGTGTTGCAGAAAAAGTAGCCGGTGAATGGGTTGTTCATCAGTGGCTAAAAAAAGCAGTTTTACTCTCTTTTAGAATTTGGGACAACGCAGTCATCGACGGCGCCGAAAGTACCTTTTTTGATAAAGTTCCGATGAAATATACTGATTACACACAAGCAGACTTTGAAGCTGACGGTGTTCGTGTCGTTCCTGGCGCATCTGTGCGCACGGGTAGTTTTATTGGTAAGAATGTGGTGGTTATGCCAAGCTTTGTTAATATTGGCGCTTATGTTGATGAAGGTTGTATGGTCGATGCATGGGCAACTGTCGGTTCATGTGCTCAAATTGGTAAGAATGTCCACTTATCTGGTGGTGTTGGTATCGGTGGTGTTTTAGAGCCTTTACAAGCGGGACCAACCATTATAGAAGATAATTGCTTTATTGGTGCACGATCAGAAATTGTTGAAGGTGTGGTTGTTGAAGAAGGCGCAGTAATCTCTATGGGTGTTTACATTGGTCAAAGTACCCGCATTTTTGACCGTGAAACAGGTGAAATACATTACGGACGTGTGCCAGCAGGCTCGGTAGTCGTACCAGGCAACTTACCTTCTAAGTGTGGTACCTACAGTTTATACGCAGCGATAATTGTAAAAAAAGTGGATGCTAAAACACGCGCAAAAGTTGGTATTAATGCTTTACTTCGTTCGGTATCAGAAGAATAA
- a CDS encoding DUF3301 domain-containing protein — protein MENIYLLLIVCLFLWYFIYLRKVSEFALRHITAYCEKDGLQFISLSRRSSRLTFSKALGPHWISIFDFEFSGDGESSYQGQATLKGYKLENTHVPMYKI, from the coding sequence ATGGAAAATATTTATTTATTACTGATTGTCTGTTTATTTTTGTGGTATTTCATTTACCTTAGAAAAGTTTCAGAATTCGCTTTACGCCACATAACAGCATATTGTGAAAAAGATGGTTTGCAGTTTATTTCGCTTTCGCGGCGGTCAAGTCGCTTAACCTTTAGTAAAGCTTTAGGACCCCATTGGATCAGTATTTTTGATTTTGAGTTCAGCGGTGACGGTGAGTCAAGTTATCAAGGTCAAGCAACATTAAAGGGTTATAAATTAGAAAACACTCATGTTCCCATGTACAAAATATAA
- the truC gene encoding tRNA pseudouridine(65) synthase TruC produces the protein MPFDEKPILTILYQDDYIVAVDKPAGLFVHRSYMDKDEIYFALQLVRDQVGKYVYPLHRLDRPTSGVLLFGLNEEVARLMGQVFIDKKIQKTYFALTRGHLLGAGEIDYPLKEKLDKLGDKNVSLDKAPQDAVTHYESLLTASLPIKVGKFDSVRYSLIKLLPTTGRRHQIRRHLAHLRHPILGDINYGDNKQNPFFIEHFGFKRLMLIAKKVVFIHPITKVQLTIEAEFDQQWLEVFDELSWETKIIKTLT, from the coding sequence ATGCCTTTTGATGAAAAACCCATCTTAACGATATTATATCAAGATGATTACATTGTTGCCGTTGACAAACCTGCTGGACTTTTTGTTCATCGAAGTTATATGGATAAAGATGAAATATATTTCGCCTTACAATTGGTGCGTGACCAAGTGGGTAAATATGTTTATCCCCTTCACCGATTAGATCGCCCGACATCAGGTGTTTTATTATTTGGTTTAAACGAAGAAGTAGCGCGATTAATGGGGCAAGTGTTTATTGACAAAAAAATTCAAAAAACATACTTTGCTTTAACGCGAGGTCATTTACTAGGGGCAGGCGAAATAGATTATCCCCTTAAAGAGAAGCTTGATAAATTAGGTGATAAAAATGTTAGCCTTGATAAAGCGCCGCAAGATGCTGTTACTCACTACGAGTCTTTATTAACCGCAAGTTTACCTATTAAGGTGGGTAAATTTGATAGTGTGCGCTATTCATTAATTAAATTATTGCCTACCACGGGAAGAAGGCATCAAATTCGCCGTCATTTAGCACATTTACGCCATCCTATTTTAGGTGATATTAATTATGGTGATAATAAACAAAATCCATTTTTCATTGAACATTTTGGCTTTAAGCGGCTGATGTTAATCGCTAAAAAAGTGGTGTTTATTCACCCTATTACCAAAGTGCAGCTGACAATTGAAGCTGAATTTGATCAGCAATGGCTAGAGGTTTTTGATGAGCTATCTTGGGAGACTAAAATAATAAAGACCTTAACGTAA